The following proteins are encoded in a genomic region of Ictalurus furcatus strain D&B chromosome 6, Billie_1.0, whole genome shotgun sequence:
- the irs2b gene encoding insulin receptor substrate 2, whose translation MASPPPAVGHSLSNVNVNNVKKCGYLKKQKHGHKRFFVLKAQTEGFPARLEYYESEKKWRNKAAAKRIIPLDSCLNINKRADAKHKHLIALYTKDEYFAVAADNEQEQESWFGVLTDLMNEGRACEGSASHSASSLLGFDEASYGVVTPLSAAYKEVWQVNLKSRGLGQSRNLTGVYRLCLSSRTISFVKLNTDVASVILQLMNIRRCGHSDSFFFIEVGRSAATGPGELWMQADDSVVAQNIHETILEAMKAMKELMCEFRPRSKSQSSGTNPISVPARRHLNHLPPSQTGLLRRSRTDSAAASSPGAKFTSCRMRAASEGDGTTTRPVSLSVAGSPVSPGINRTHLSRSNTVAARPCRTFETPSLQPSKSMCMPVSHSPPSVDASPVSVPSNGARPASCTASIAGSPSDAGFISCDECASSPGDAPHNLTAHRSSTPESFAETPPSRDGSDLYGYMIMDKQGVFAHSHRRRSTRMVDEGVRDLEKAYRKRTYSLTMPHQKRVHSQLSSASLDEYTLMRATFKNAGHSGRSSHTASPKVAYPEDYGDIEIGFSQKSSSINLVEDGYMPMTPGVAPPGSKIENYMHMSPMCVSAPKQIINPRTHPLTVANGYRTSPPCSYSLDDSGYMKMLCSSKLSVDSSDGKLANTEYLNMSPVDPCVSDTPPDYFPTTVGGIEQQTSLRQPFSYSSLPRCYKPQQKTDNGDSDQYVLMSLQNWKIVEEPEKAAPKITPSPLKQSRADNLLHRSRISRPTRLPLDLVHTLPSMNEHPLPSEPKSPGEYINIDFSHASLRYSPPSTESPASSISSSSEQRRSLLSDYMNINISLESPKSGDAAPFSPLDAMPDLAVCPAPCEEEGGINGYNLISQVEPSCQAGMAKDDYTEMTFCVSASPPQSTSQATDCTKPASPSSCARRLNLTDSMGIRPVESFLLGGTAPPLVDPDRGAKVIRADPQGRRRHSSETFSSTTTVTPVFPSFAHDARRHGSASVENVSALARNSDGLEEEYGSPMCRETSAGFQNGLNYIALNLMDEGLASCDALVRFKAASCCKGSMTAIYASLYGFKDTATAVKD comes from the coding sequence ATGGCGAGTCCGCCGCCAGCGGTCGGACACTCGCTTTCCAATGTGAACGTGAACAATGTTAAAAAGTGCGGCTACCTGAAGAAGCAGAAACACGGCCACAAGCGCTTCTTCGTGCTCAAGGCGCAGACTGAGGGCTTCCCCGCGCGCCTCGAGTACTACGAGAGCGAGAAGAAATGGAGGAACAAGGCGGCTGCTAAGCGGATCATACCACTGGACTCGTGCCTGAACATCAACAAGCGAGCGGACGCCAAGCACAAGCACCTCATCGCGCTGTACACCAAGGACGAGTACTTCGCCGTGGCTGCAGACAACGAGCAGGAGCAGGAGAGCTGGTTTGGTGTCCTAACGGATCTGATGAACGAGGGCCGGGCGTGCGAGGGATCAGCGTCTCACTCGGCTTCTTCACTGCTCGGGTTTGACGAGGCGAGCTACGGGGTGGTGACGCCGCTCAGCGCCGCGTACAAGGAGGTATGGCAAGTGAACCTGAAATCCAGGGGACTCGGACAGAGCCGGAACCTGACCGGGGTGTACCGGCTGTGCTTGTCGAGCCGCACGATCAgttttgtgaaactcaacacGGATGTCGCGTCTGTGATTCTGCAGCTGATGAACATCCGGCGCTGCGGTCACTCGGACAGTTTCTTCTTCATTGAGGTGGGCAGGTCAGCCGCCACGGGCCCCGGTGAGCTGTGGATGCAAGCAGACGACTCGGTGGTGGCGCAAAACATCCACGAGACTATTCTGGAAGCTATGAAGGCTATGAAGGAGCTGATGTGCGAGTTCCGGCCACGCAGCAAAAGCCAGTCATCGGGCACGAATCCGATTTCAGTACCCGCGAGGCGGCATTTAAATCACTTACCGCCGAGTCAGACGGGACTGCTGCGGCGATCTCGCACTGACAGCGCGGCCGCTTCGTCGCCCGGAGCCAAATTCACGTCATGCCGAATGCGCGCGGCGAGCGAGGGGGACGGCACGACGACGCGGCCGGTGTCTCTGTCAGTAGCAGGAAGTCCTGTCAGTCCCGGAATAAACCGCACACATCTGAGCCGATCCAACACTGTGGCAGCCCGCCCTTGTAGGACGTTTGAAACCCCCTCTCTCCAGCCTAGTAAGTCCATGTGCATGCCCGTGTCTCATTCCCCTCCCTCAGTCGATGCCAGTCCCGTTAGTGTGCCCTCGAACGGTGCCCGCCCAGCCAGCTGTACAGCCTCCATTGCCGGCTCACCCAGCGATGCCGGCTTTATCTCCTGCGACGAGTGCGCTTCCAGTCCAGGAGATGCACCCCACAACTTAACGGCTCACCGCAGCTCCACGCCAGAGTCTTTTGCCGAGACGCCTCCCTCACGGGATGGCAGTGACTTGTACGGCTACATGATCATGGACAAGCAGGGTGTTTTTGCACATAGCCACAGGAGACGTAGTACCCGCATGGTGGACGAGGGTGTCAGGGACCTAGAGAAAGCCTACAGAAAGAGGACGTACTCTCTCACCATGCCTCACCAGAAGAGAGTGCACTCACAGCTGTCTTCTGCCTCGCTGGACGAGTACACACTCATGAGGGCCACTTTCAAAAACGCTGGGCATTCAGGACGCAGTTCGCACACTGCATCCCCTAAAGTTGCGTACCCTGAGGATTATGGTGATATTGAAATTGGATTCTCACAGAAAAGCTCCAGTATTAATCTAGTTGAGGATGGTTACATGCCAATGACACCAGGCGTGGCACCGCCGGGTAGTAAGATTGAAAACTACATGCACATGAGCCCCATGTGTGTCTCCGCCCCAAAGCAGATCATCAACCCTAGGACACACCCCCTTACAGTGGCCAACGGCTACAGGACCAGCCCGCCCTGCAGCTACTCTCTGGATGACAGTGGCTACATGAAGATGCTGTGTAGCTCCAAACTCTCTGTGGACAGCTCAGATGGGAAACTGGCCAACACTGAGTACCTCAACATGTCTCCTGTAGACCCGTGCGTGTCCGACACGCCCCCAGATTACTTCCCCACTACTGTGGGTGGCATAGAACAGCAAACTTCTCTCAGACAGCCCTTCTCTTACAGCTCTCTTCCCCGCTGCTACAAACCCCAGCAGAAGACAGATAATGGTGACAGCGATCAATATGTCCTCATGAGCCTACAAAACTGGAAAATTGTGGAGGAGCCAGAGAAGGCAGCTCCCAAAATAACTCCCTCTCCTCTGAAGCAAAGCAGAGCTGACAACTTGCTCCACAGATCCAGGATCAGCCGACCTACGCGCCTGCCACTGGATTTGGTTCATACGCTGCCTAGCATGAATGAGCACCCTTTGCCCTCTGAACCCAAAAGCCCTGGTGAGTACATAAACATAGATTTCAGCCATGCCAGCCTGAGGTACTCCCCACCCTCCACAGAGAGCCCTGCTTCCTCCATCAGCTCCTCCAGTGAGCAGAGGAGGTCCCTTCTTTCAGActacatgaacattaacataagTTTGGAGTCACCCAAGTCTGGAGATGCTGCTCCGTTCAGCCCTCTCGATGCCATGCCGGATCTGGCAGTCTGTCCCGCCCCATgtgaggaggagggaggaatAAATGGTTACAACCTCATATCACAGGTGGAACCCTCATGCCAGGCTGGCATGGCGAAGGACGATTACACTGAAATGACATTCTGTGTGTCCGCTTCTCCTCCTCAGTCTACATCTCAGGCCACTGACTGTACCAAGCCTGCCAGCCCATCATCCTGCGCACGGAGGTTAAATTTGACTGACTCCATGGGGATACGACCGGTTGAGTCATTCCTGCTGGGTGGCACCGCCCCGCCCCTAGTAGACCCAGACCGGGGTGCCAAGGTGATACGTGCGGACCCCCAAGGACGAAGGCGACACAGCTCGGAAACCttctcctccaccaccaccgtCACGCCCGTTTTCCCCTCCTTCGCACATGATGCAAGACGGCACGGCTCAGCCTCCGTGGAGAACGTCTCTGCTCTGGCGAGGAACAGCGATGGCTTAGAAGAGGAGTACGGCAGTCCCATGTGCAGAGAGACATCAGCGGGCTTTCAAAATGGACTTAACTACATCGCCTTAAACCTTATGGACGAAGGACTGGCCAGTTGCGATGCTCTGGTTAGATTCAAAGCTGCCAGTTGCTGCAAAGGGAGCATGACTGCAATATATGCCAGTCTCTATGGATTCAAGGACACAGCAACAGCAGTAAAAG